In Victivallis lenta, the following proteins share a genomic window:
- a CDS encoding beta-galactosidase, translating to MNKTVPLLLLLLCSAFPAAAQAISLPMTGTGALKEWSVRGCEAAPGREGITLKLPREKLSRGTVGIFRSLPVDRLRGRRVSCSIEVRAENLVPGPQAKHFHGGKFLLWIKSPGGELYPGGKIAPGSYGWQRISFRTNIPADAETVLLTLGFQNAGGKLEFRNFSAEADDTMLDLSAIANMDFSDETAGDGKGGWSDQGRDSDARNFDRGREVYGGVPFVLSDPARNGGRSVLSMYSTHFPNGRKEAELRFKTPLRGKYLYLLHALCWGNTGRTGELEITSSTGKTRTVDVIGGRHVDDWWRVRELPEAWPGAKWTAGNGSSVGLFTARFALDSDIARLKFRSAGGEALWIIAGATISDRKYTPVRDTEYVIEAGGPWKPLKRPESPCILPGSALDLSSGTIRPVERIIVNAAGRFARQSEPEKAVRFYSASGGLGGTIHFMHNGRRESLRIRENDLDSHEKIDRFVREIRRQGYNMYRIHMPNISLGNLEQGEVKLKPAELDLLDYLVSALKKNGIYLMIDALGGPTGYSGANRWLVGGTMEHRYTMYFDAESRKQCEEGMRQLFTHRNPYTGTRLIDDPVLALITGCNEQEFAFIRNHDFHELGAPAWRRFLREKYGSAERLNAAWKTAFGAFSEVPAFTPEQYAARGRRGADLDEFIARQERGMIRYFTQKFRQWGYKGLFTNFDMTKSMHYSAVRGDLEVVTMHSYFGHLSADGTQQSQGSMVGGGAPLFRDCASTRIAGKPFMINEYGHLFWNRYRYEEALGFTAFAAMNDVDGLMAHEGPAAISNARMIDTWAIYWDPVKCAQQLQGYFLFLRGDISPACGEARIRFSEQELRRTGAYPDALGSAQSRLSLVTKLTLEQNDSGKPLLPAGKGVAIIPLSGNSRVENNTAGFSQTHEAAPSGFNLAAELSALKKQGILPEANRSGGWTLFESETGELLLDANRKLVRADTPRFQGMAAPAGTALKLSDIEITRFTTDGNLSVIALDGTIRTAKRLLVVYATNALNSGMTFTDRTMTVRKHPGKNPTLVRTGTFTLIVRNENASQMKAYPLELNGERRAPIPLFVSGGRLELPVDTGTLPGGPVLYFEIAR from the coding sequence ATGAATAAGACAGTACCGCTGCTGCTTCTCCTGCTCTGCTCTGCATTCCCGGCGGCGGCGCAGGCAATCTCCCTCCCCATGACCGGAACCGGCGCGCTCAAAGAGTGGAGCGTTCGAGGCTGCGAAGCCGCGCCCGGCCGGGAGGGGATCACGCTCAAGCTGCCGAGGGAGAAGCTTTCGAGGGGGACGGTCGGGATCTTCCGCTCCCTGCCGGTCGATCGCCTGCGCGGACGGCGTGTGAGCTGCTCGATCGAAGTCCGGGCGGAAAACCTCGTGCCGGGACCGCAGGCGAAACACTTCCACGGAGGAAAGTTCCTGCTCTGGATAAAGTCGCCCGGAGGGGAACTTTATCCCGGTGGAAAAATCGCCCCCGGCAGCTACGGGTGGCAGCGCATTTCGTTCCGGACGAATATTCCGGCCGACGCGGAAACGGTCCTGCTCACGCTCGGCTTTCAGAATGCCGGCGGGAAACTGGAGTTCCGGAATTTTTCCGCCGAAGCGGACGACACGATGCTCGATCTCTCCGCGATTGCGAATATGGATTTCTCCGATGAAACCGCCGGAGACGGCAAAGGCGGCTGGTCCGACCAGGGACGCGACAGCGATGCCCGGAATTTCGACCGGGGAAGGGAGGTGTACGGCGGCGTTCCCTTCGTCCTCTCCGATCCCGCCCGAAACGGCGGCCGGAGCGTGCTCTCCATGTACTCGACCCACTTTCCGAACGGCCGGAAAGAGGCGGAACTGCGCTTCAAAACTCCGCTGCGGGGGAAATACCTCTATCTGCTCCACGCGCTCTGCTGGGGGAATACCGGCAGAACCGGCGAACTCGAAATCACCTCTTCAACCGGGAAAACCCGCACCGTCGACGTCATCGGCGGCCGCCACGTCGACGACTGGTGGCGGGTCCGCGAACTGCCGGAGGCGTGGCCCGGCGCGAAATGGACAGCAGGAAACGGCAGCAGCGTCGGGCTTTTCACCGCACGATTCGCGCTTGATTCCGATATTGCGCGGCTGAAGTTCCGCTCGGCCGGTGGAGAAGCGCTCTGGATCATCGCCGGAGCAACGATCTCGGACCGGAAGTACACCCCTGTCCGCGACACGGAATATGTCATCGAAGCGGGCGGGCCCTGGAAACCGCTGAAACGCCCGGAGTCACCGTGCATCCTCCCCGGTTCCGCCCTCGATCTCTCTTCCGGCACCATCCGTCCGGTCGAACGGATCATCGTCAATGCGGCGGGGCGGTTCGCGCGGCAGAGCGAACCCGAAAAAGCCGTACGCTTCTATTCCGCCTCCGGCGGGCTCGGCGGCACGATCCACTTCATGCACAACGGCAGACGCGAGAGCCTCAGAATCCGGGAGAACGACCTTGACTCGCACGAAAAGATCGACCGCTTCGTCCGCGAAATCCGGCGTCAGGGCTATAATATGTACCGCATCCACATGCCGAATATAAGCCTCGGGAATCTGGAACAGGGGGAAGTGAAGCTGAAGCCGGCGGAGCTCGATCTTCTGGACTACCTTGTCAGCGCACTTAAAAAAAACGGGATTTACCTCATGATCGACGCGCTCGGCGGACCGACCGGCTACTCCGGAGCAAACCGCTGGCTCGTCGGCGGCACAATGGAACACCGTTACACCATGTATTTCGACGCAGAAAGCCGGAAACAGTGCGAAGAAGGGATGCGGCAGCTCTTCACCCACCGGAACCCCTACACAGGGACGCGCCTGATCGACGATCCTGTCCTCGCACTGATTACAGGCTGCAACGAGCAGGAGTTCGCCTTCATCCGCAATCATGATTTTCATGAGCTGGGAGCCCCGGCGTGGCGACGCTTCCTCCGGGAGAAATACGGTTCCGCCGAAAGGCTGAACGCGGCATGGAAAACCGCGTTCGGCGCTTTCAGCGAGGTGCCGGCGTTCACTCCGGAGCAGTACGCCGCACGCGGCAGACGCGGTGCGGACCTCGATGAATTCATTGCCCGGCAGGAACGCGGCATGATCCGCTACTTCACGCAGAAGTTCCGGCAATGGGGCTATAAAGGGCTCTTCACAAATTTCGATATGACGAAATCCATGCACTACTCTGCGGTACGCGGCGACCTCGAGGTCGTAACCATGCACTCCTATTTCGGCCACCTGTCCGCAGACGGCACCCAGCAGAGCCAGGGAAGCATGGTCGGAGGCGGCGCACCGCTCTTCCGCGACTGCGCCTCGACCCGGATTGCAGGAAAGCCATTCATGATCAATGAGTACGGCCATCTGTTCTGGAACCGTTACCGCTATGAGGAGGCGCTCGGGTTCACCGCTTTCGCCGCCATGAACGATGTGGACGGCCTCATGGCCCACGAGGGGCCGGCCGCTATCTCGAACGCCCGGATGATCGACACCTGGGCGATCTACTGGGACCCGGTCAAATGCGCACAGCAGCTTCAGGGGTACTTCCTCTTCCTGCGCGGCGATATCTCTCCGGCATGCGGAGAAGCGCGCATCCGCTTTTCCGAACAGGAACTCCGGAGAACGGGAGCGTATCCGGACGCGCTCGGCAGCGCTCAGTCCCGGCTGTCCCTCGTAACGAAGCTGACCCTGGAGCAGAACGATTCCGGAAAACCGCTTCTTCCTGCCGGAAAAGGAGTTGCGATCATCCCGCTGTCGGGAAATTCGCGCGTGGAAAACAATACCGCCGGATTCTCGCAGACACATGAGGCCGCGCCCTCCGGCTTCAATCTCGCCGCCGAACTCTCCGCCCTGAAAAAACAAGGCATACTGCCGGAGGCCAATCGCAGCGGCGGCTGGACACTTTTCGAAAGCGAGACCGGAGAACTCCTGCTTGACGCGAACCGGAAACTTGTCCGTGCCGACACGCCGCGTTTTCAGGGGATGGCCGCTCCTGCGGGAACAGCGCTGAAGCTCAGCGACATTGAAATCACCCGTTTCACGACAGACGGCAATCTCTCCGTCATCGCACTCGACGGCACGATCCGCACGGCAAAACGGCTGCTGGTCGTCTACGCTACCAACGCACTGAACTCCGGCATGACGTTCACCGACCGGACCATGACGGTCCGGAAACATCCGGGGAAGAATCCGACTCTCGTCCGAACCGGAACCTTCACGCTGATAGTCAGGAACGAAAACGCATCGCAGATGAAAGCATATCCGCTGGAACTGAACGGCGAACGCCGCGCCCCGATTCCGCTCTTTGTTTCCGGCGGCAGGCTCGAGCTGCCGGTTGACACCGGTACCCTGCCGGGCGGCCCCGTTCTCTACTTCGAAATCGCCCGCTGA
- a CDS encoding HNH endonuclease translates to MDDWVEISRDERHIRRERAKARELRKTPYYRNLFRKGICHYCGKKFPPEELTLDHIVPVARGGRSTKGNLVVCCRSCNQEKKFLTPAELLLRRLSEEPESES, encoded by the coding sequence ATGGATGACTGGGTGGAAATCAGCCGCGACGAACGGCATATCAGGCGCGAGCGCGCGAAAGCGCGCGAATTGCGCAAAACGCCGTATTACCGGAATCTGTTCCGGAAGGGAATCTGCCATTACTGCGGGAAGAAGTTTCCGCCGGAAGAGCTTACGCTCGATCACATCGTTCCGGTTGCGCGCGGCGGCAGGAGCACGAAGGGGAACCTCGTCGTCTGCTGCCGCAGCTGCAATCAGGAGAAGAAGTTCCTGACTCCCGCCGAGCTGCTGCTCCGCCGGCTCTCCGAAGAGCCGGAGAGCGAATCGTAA
- a CDS encoding DUF1559 domain-containing protein produces MRNKTFHFTLIELLIVIAIIAILAAMLLPALNRARATAKRSSCQSNLKQLMLAHIMYDTDCNAFASNGSQTKIVDGGGNSFAHFGLLQLRGYLKKLAGSSQGWRPDGVALCPAYAGDPSKGGGYAINEATIHNASLLGTNGKWISFRQCRGPSRKLFMVDGYKEINSDKFSYWFGYWKRLSWDYDTAVSDRHQSGANGAFVDGHVAWLQRTADTTWPTEMTARDSMFLYWVP; encoded by the coding sequence ATGAGAAACAAAACATTTCATTTCACACTGATTGAACTTCTTATCGTAATTGCAATCATCGCAATCCTCGCCGCGATGCTGCTGCCCGCCCTGAACCGGGCGCGGGCGACTGCAAAACGCAGCAGCTGCCAGTCGAACCTGAAGCAGCTCATGCTCGCGCATATCATGTACGATACCGACTGCAACGCCTTCGCAAGCAACGGTTCGCAGACAAAGATCGTCGATGGAGGCGGGAACAGTTTCGCACACTTCGGGCTCCTGCAGCTGCGCGGCTATCTGAAAAAACTCGCAGGCTCGTCACAGGGATGGAGACCGGACGGTGTCGCCCTCTGCCCGGCTTATGCCGGGGACCCGTCCAAAGGCGGCGGCTACGCGATCAACGAGGCAACGATCCATAACGCCTCGCTCCTCGGAACGAACGGCAAGTGGATCAGCTTCCGGCAGTGCAGAGGCCCCTCACGGAAGCTTTTCATGGTCGACGGCTACAAAGAAATCAATTCCGACAAATTCTCGTACTGGTTCGGCTATTGGAAGCGGCTGAGCTGGGATTACGATACGGCGGTCTCCGACCGTCATCAATCCGGAGCGAACGGCGCATTCGTCGACGGTCACGTGGCGTGGCTCCAGCGGACCGCGGATACGACCTGGCCGACGGAGATGACGGCGCGCGACTCCATGTTCCTCTACTGGGTTCCGTAA
- a CDS encoding SDR family NAD(P)-dependent oxidoreductase has translation MDSIEGKVALVTGASQGLGRVIAQELAKLGCRVVVNYANNTANAEQVKREIETAGGDVRIVRCDVGDEAAVNEMFRELGPVDILVNNARLDPWLRTADMSEGEWFDRVMRVNLKGAFLASLAFFERAKARGWGRIVNIASVRSFRPAEMSMIAYGVSKLGMHALTRAFADNGAPYGITANTVAPGMVVTENIGKRLTPEKYAEESAAIPLGRGATCGEIADAVIFPLRNGYVTGETININGGMYYAP, from the coding sequence ATGGACAGCATCGAAGGAAAAGTCGCCCTGGTCACCGGGGCGTCGCAGGGACTCGGCCGGGTCATCGCGCAGGAACTCGCGAAACTCGGCTGCCGGGTCGTCGTCAATTACGCGAACAACACCGCAAATGCCGAACAGGTGAAGCGGGAGATCGAAACGGCGGGCGGCGATGTCCGCATCGTCCGCTGCGACGTCGGCGACGAAGCGGCCGTGAATGAGATGTTCCGGGAGCTCGGTCCGGTCGACATTCTCGTCAACAACGCGCGGCTCGACCCGTGGCTGCGGACCGCCGATATGAGCGAGGGTGAATGGTTCGACCGGGTCATGCGAGTCAACCTGAAGGGGGCGTTTCTCGCCTCTCTCGCGTTTTTCGAGCGGGCGAAGGCGCGCGGCTGGGGACGGATCGTCAATATCGCCAGCGTGCGGAGCTTCCGCCCGGCCGAGATGAGCATGATCGCCTACGGCGTCTCGAAGCTCGGCATGCATGCATTGACCCGCGCTTTTGCCGACAACGGCGCACCATACGGCATCACGGCCAATACCGTCGCGCCCGGCATGGTCGTGACCGAGAATATCGGGAAGCGGCTGACGCCGGAGAAGTACGCCGAGGAGTCGGCCGCGATACCGCTCGGGCGCGGCGCAACCTGCGGGGAGATCGCCGACGCGGTGATTTTTCCGCTCCGCAACGGCTACGTCACGGGGGAGACCATCAATATCAACGGCGGCATGTATTATGCGCCTTAA
- a CDS encoding GH39 family glycosyl hydrolase, with protein sequence MSGLKRLGAVAPVHARDVRNSVWGLGFEKLDRNVFDPGKAYDKVAALGVKWIRIQSGWARTERSEGVYDFAWLDSIVDNLVSRGLVPWICLCYGNGIYDEAAAQVFGAVGCPPIHTEKQRRAWHDYVVATAARYRGRVPRFEIWNEPDGRWCWKHGVNGAETGEFTKATAAAVREGNPEAEVIGGVICCCDFGWLTDFLETGAAASLDAFSYHSYTPDERVGLGNFRRLRALVRRCNPEIAFIQGETGTQSREGGAGALREGAWTPERQAKFLARHLLVHFAQGVEINSYFSCLDMVEALNGKVGDRGSYLDYGFFGVLGAEFDAEGRSTGEYAPKLSYRTLQTLAAIFREECAVEPLPFRFITGLHSPRIMRHDDSGEELFTYGFRKPDGAGFVYWHPAELLTTAGYESTVSVEFAGVEGEPVLVDLLNGEIYALPPEMAETDGKGRCKFLHLPVRDYPLLLAFGNFTGEMEK encoded by the coding sequence ATGAGTGGTTTGAAACGGCTCGGGGCGGTCGCTCCGGTACATGCCCGGGACGTGCGGAACTCCGTCTGGGGACTCGGGTTTGAAAAGCTCGACCGCAATGTGTTCGACCCGGGGAAGGCGTATGACAAAGTGGCGGCGCTCGGCGTCAAATGGATCCGGATTCAGTCCGGCTGGGCGCGGACCGAACGGAGCGAAGGCGTTTACGACTTCGCCTGGCTCGATTCGATCGTCGACAATCTCGTGTCGCGCGGCCTCGTCCCGTGGATCTGCCTCTGCTACGGCAACGGCATATACGACGAAGCGGCGGCGCAGGTGTTCGGCGCGGTCGGCTGCCCGCCGATCCATACCGAAAAGCAGCGGCGGGCGTGGCATGACTATGTCGTTGCGACCGCGGCCCGGTATCGCGGCCGGGTCCCCCGCTTCGAAATCTGGAACGAACCCGACGGCCGCTGGTGCTGGAAGCACGGCGTGAACGGCGCGGAAACCGGTGAATTCACGAAGGCGACCGCCGCCGCGGTCCGCGAAGGCAATCCGGAGGCGGAGGTGATCGGCGGCGTCATCTGCTGCTGCGATTTCGGCTGGCTGACTGATTTTCTCGAAACCGGCGCGGCTGCTTCGCTCGACGCCTTCAGCTATCACAGCTATACGCCGGACGAACGGGTCGGGCTCGGGAATTTCCGGCGGCTGCGGGCGCTCGTCCGGCGCTGCAATCCGGAGATCGCCTTCATCCAGGGAGAGACCGGCACCCAGTCGCGCGAAGGCGGGGCCGGAGCGCTCCGTGAAGGCGCCTGGACGCCGGAACGGCAGGCGAAGTTCCTCGCCCGCCATCTGCTGGTCCATTTCGCGCAGGGAGTCGAAATCAACTCTTATTTCTCATGCCTCGACATGGTCGAAGCGCTGAACGGCAAGGTCGGCGACCGCGGCAGCTATCTCGATTACGGTTTCTTCGGCGTGCTGGGAGCGGAGTTCGATGCCGAAGGACGGTCGACCGGGGAATATGCGCCGAAGCTTTCGTACCGGACACTGCAGACGCTCGCCGCGATTTTCCGCGAAGAGTGCGCCGTTGAGCCGCTGCCGTTCCGTTTCATCACCGGGCTGCATTCGCCGCGCATCATGCGTCATGACGATTCGGGAGAGGAACTGTTCACATACGGCTTCCGCAAGCCGGACGGGGCCGGATTCGTCTACTGGCATCCGGCCGAGCTGCTGACGACGGCCGGATACGAATCGACCGTTTCCGTGGAGTTTGCCGGGGTCGAAGGCGAACCCGTGCTGGTCGACCTGCTGAACGGCGAAATATATGCGCTGCCGCCGGAGATGGCGGAGACGGACGGAAAGGGACGATGCAAATTCCTCCATTTGCCGGTCCGGGATTATCCGCTGCTGCTGGCATTCGGGAATTTTACCGGGGAGATGGAAAAATGA
- a CDS encoding IclR family transcriptional regulator, whose amino-acid sequence MIKVLDKTFAILEAVVLNSPHPLRISVLAERFGINTGTCARIIRELSDAGYLIQVSRQDGYAAGPRALAFANAVSYKPALLEAARPVADGAARRFEASVLLAERQGGLRYILYHRNESPRLAIRLSELAFRDLFDTATGLMLAAFAPEEELPALLDSSGGERFRLLDPARGIREQLAEIREAKSVVFADPARGQGIAAFPVFRNGAFLATLGGSIPFDEYAERGAAFAEGLSRAASEISKAVSIINTAG is encoded by the coding sequence ATGATAAAAGTACTCGACAAAACCTTTGCGATTCTGGAGGCGGTGGTGCTGAATTCGCCGCATCCGCTCCGGATTTCGGTGCTGGCCGAACGGTTCGGCATCAACACCGGCACCTGCGCGCGGATCATCCGCGAGCTTTCCGATGCCGGATATCTGATTCAGGTTTCGCGGCAGGACGGCTATGCGGCAGGACCGCGCGCACTCGCCTTCGCCAATGCGGTCAGCTATAAACCGGCGCTGCTGGAGGCGGCCCGTCCGGTTGCCGACGGAGCCGCTCGGCGATTCGAGGCTTCCGTGCTGCTGGCCGAACGGCAGGGAGGGCTGCGTTACATCCTCTATCACCGGAACGAATCGCCGCGTCTGGCGATCCGGCTCTCCGAACTTGCGTTCCGCGATCTTTTCGACACGGCGACCGGGCTTATGCTCGCTGCGTTCGCACCGGAGGAGGAATTGCCGGCGCTGCTGGATTCGTCCGGCGGCGAACGGTTCCGGCTGCTCGACCCGGCGCGCGGAATCCGGGAACAGCTGGCGGAGATCCGCGAGGCGAAGAGCGTCGTGTTCGCCGATCCGGCGCGCGGACAGGGCATCGCGGCGTTTCCGGTTTTCCGCAACGGGGCGTTTCTCGCGACGCTCGGCGGCTCGATTCCGTTCGACGAGTATGCGGAGCGCGGCGCGGCGTTTGCCGAAGGGCTCTCCCGCGCCGCCTCCGAAATCAGCAAAGCGGTTTCAATCATCAACACGGCAGGATAA
- a CDS encoding GntR family transcriptional regulator, which yields MSNVRGRPVQESLKIRHYVMNLIYTHPGEAVMLPSSVELSRMFGVARSTVTLVLQALTREGYIEGKRGIGTFTKCNGTFFPDRRKAPLVGLLYGDGKFFFYEYSAWSLLSCTGRSLTRSLRMVRHLSLVSMSDDEMFNEIRSQYLDALVWFNASETRLPLIRRLEEAGILIVTCGELPEEAAVDNFRFDLHGSGREMGLRLLAEGRRRVFFAVENDASRSRLRGFEDAYREAGRKLDLHAFREEPSSSVFDQIAAKLEAGVIPDAFYTHGEYLSGILELLKMHHVDTVSQCRMLAEFHTIHTPEFCGIVSEVPFEELGDRIARRVSERLADASAPPVHVALPVPLKVLQAAR from the coding sequence ATGAGCAACGTACGCGGCAGACCGGTACAGGAAAGTCTGAAGATCCGGCACTATGTGATGAACCTGATTTACACGCATCCCGGAGAAGCGGTCATGCTGCCGAGTTCCGTTGAGCTGAGCAGGATGTTCGGCGTGGCGCGCAGCACGGTCACGCTCGTGCTGCAGGCGCTGACCCGGGAAGGGTATATCGAAGGCAAACGCGGCATCGGCACCTTCACGAAATGCAACGGGACCTTCTTTCCCGACCGCAGAAAAGCACCTCTGGTCGGACTCCTGTACGGGGACGGCAAATTTTTCTTCTATGAGTACTCGGCATGGTCGCTGCTGAGCTGCACCGGACGGTCGCTGACCCGGAGTCTCCGGATGGTCCGCCACCTGTCGCTTGTCTCCATGAGCGACGACGAGATGTTCAATGAGATCCGCAGCCAGTATCTCGATGCATTGGTCTGGTTCAATGCGAGCGAGACGCGATTACCGCTGATCCGGCGGCTCGAAGAAGCGGGAATCCTGATCGTAACCTGCGGCGAGCTGCCGGAAGAGGCCGCCGTCGACAACTTCCGCTTCGATCTGCACGGATCCGGCCGTGAAATGGGACTGCGACTGCTCGCCGAGGGGCGCCGCCGGGTCTTCTTCGCCGTCGAAAACGACGCCAGCCGGAGCCGCCTGCGCGGTTTTGAAGATGCATACCGCGAAGCCGGCAGAAAGCTTGATCTGCATGCGTTCCGGGAGGAGCCCTCGTCCTCCGTCTTCGACCAGATCGCAGCGAAGCTCGAAGCCGGGGTGATCCCCGATGCATTCTACACCCATGGGGAGTACCTCTCCGGCATCCTCGAACTCCTGAAAATGCACCATGTCGATACCGTTTCGCAGTGCCGGATGCTCGCGGAATTCCACACCATCCATACTCCGGAATTTTGCGGCATCGTATCGGAAGTCCCGTTCGAAGAACTCGGCGACCGGATCGCCCGCCGTGTTTCCGAACGGCTGGCGGATGCTTCCGCACCTCCGGTTCATGTCGCATTGCCCGTGCCTTTGAAAGTTTTGCAGGCAGCCAGATAA